In Herpetosiphon gulosus, a single window of DNA contains:
- a CDS encoding SOS response-associated peptidase, with amino-acid sequence MCGRYSITADGQQITLRFGVQVAGDWQAHYNAAPSQHLPVILNRDPQSVQWLRWGLVPHWAKDPSIGHKMINARAETLLEKPSFREPLRKRRCLVLADGYYEWQATPQGKQPMRFVLEDAQPFAMAGLWEEWNAGATPLATFTVITTSANPMAAAVHNRMPVILEPETERDWLNPDADLADLLPLLTPFAGEKMQVYPVSTRLNSPSNDDPSLIARI; translated from the coding sequence ATGTGTGGACGCTATTCGATTACTGCCGATGGTCAGCAAATTACCTTACGTTTTGGGGTGCAGGTGGCGGGCGATTGGCAAGCTCACTATAATGCAGCGCCGAGCCAACATTTACCAGTTATTCTCAATCGTGATCCACAGAGTGTCCAGTGGTTACGTTGGGGTTTAGTGCCGCATTGGGCCAAAGATCCCAGTATTGGGCATAAAATGATTAATGCTCGCGCCGAAACCCTCCTAGAGAAGCCCAGTTTTCGCGAGCCATTGCGTAAACGCCGCTGTTTGGTGCTGGCCGATGGTTATTATGAATGGCAAGCAACCCCGCAAGGCAAACAACCAATGCGTTTTGTGCTCGAAGATGCTCAACCGTTTGCCATGGCTGGCTTATGGGAAGAATGGAACGCTGGCGCAACTCCCTTAGCCACGTTTACCGTGATTACAACCTCGGCCAACCCAATGGCGGCGGCGGTGCATAACCGTATGCCTGTGATCCTTGAGCCTGAAACCGAACGCGATTGGCTCAATCCTGACGCTGATCTGGCTGATCTTCTGCCATTGCTAACACCCTTTGCTGGCGAAAAAATGCAGGTCTACCCAGTTTCAACCCGTCTAAATTCACCAAGCAACGATGACCCAAGTTTGATTGCTAGAATCTGA
- a CDS encoding DinB family protein has translation MNVVAFRHFYNYHFAQNRQLLDDYVAQLSAAQFVQAVDYSLGSVRNQLVHLMSVDEAWFSGLRGVEFPEMLDPNNFPDLATLRTYWANVEATMRQYLANLQDADLQTKPLDGEDENLIVWQVLLQVVNHGTDHRAQILRLCHDFGIKTSSQDYIFYVYEHPEA, from the coding sequence ATGAATGTCGTTGCGTTTCGTCATTTCTACAATTATCACTTTGCCCAAAATCGCCAGCTTTTAGATGATTATGTCGCGCAATTATCTGCTGCGCAATTTGTCCAAGCCGTCGATTATTCGCTTGGCTCGGTGCGTAACCAACTTGTGCACCTGATGAGTGTTGATGAAGCTTGGTTTAGCGGCCTGCGCGGCGTAGAATTTCCCGAAATGCTCGATCCCAATAATTTCCCCGATTTGGCAACGCTACGGACTTATTGGGCAAACGTCGAAGCGACGATGCGTCAATATCTGGCCAATTTGCAGGATGCCGATTTGCAAACCAAGCCGCTTGATGGCGAGGATGAAAATTTAATCGTTTGGCAGGTATTGCTGCAAGTAGTCAATCATGGCACCGATCATCGGGCGCAGATCTTGCGCTTGTGCCACGATTTTGGCATAAAAACCAGCTCACAAGATTATATTTTTTATGTCTATGAGCATCCCGAAGCCTAA
- a CDS encoding glycosyltransferase family 2 protein, protein MKSITVALPAYNEAENIPAMVEEVVNTLESLGRAYEVIVVNDGSRDNTAAVVRELEARYPHVRLVDHAINQGYGAAVWTGLTSAKTDLVFFTDADRQFDLGELPKLLAKIDQADLVVGYRSPRRDPLMRRLNGWGWSRLVTLLFGYTARDIDCAFKLMQRHVVDTLKTEVQSRGATFSAEFLVRAKRAGFRFEEVAINGHRPRVAGNPTGAKLSVILRAFRELIAVRSELARQEQTKAKHI, encoded by the coding sequence GTGAAAAGCATCACGGTGGCCTTACCCGCCTATAACGAAGCTGAAAATATTCCGGCCATGGTCGAGGAAGTGGTCAATACCCTCGAAAGCCTTGGTCGCGCCTATGAAGTTATTGTCGTCAACGATGGCAGCCGCGATAACACTGCGGCGGTTGTGCGTGAACTAGAAGCCCGCTATCCGCATGTTCGTTTGGTCGATCATGCGATAAACCAAGGCTATGGTGCTGCGGTTTGGACAGGCCTGACCAGCGCAAAAACCGATTTGGTCTTTTTTACCGATGCCGATCGCCAATTTGACCTTGGCGAGTTGCCCAAATTATTGGCTAAAATCGATCAAGCCGATTTGGTGGTTGGCTATCGCTCACCACGCCGCGACCCGCTGATGCGCCGCTTAAACGGTTGGGGCTGGAGCCGTTTGGTCACCTTGTTATTTGGCTATACTGCTCGTGATATTGATTGCGCCTTTAAATTGATGCAACGCCATGTGGTCGATACGCTTAAAACTGAAGTTCAATCACGCGGAGCGACATTTAGCGCCGAATTTTTGGTTCGCGCCAAACGCGCTGGCTTTCGCTTTGAAGAAGTTGCGATCAATGGTCATCGCCCACGGGTCGCGGGCAACCCAACCGGAGCCAAATTAAGCGTGATTTTGCGGGCTTTCCGTGAATTGATTGCCGTTCGCAGCGAATTAGCGCGGCAAGAACAAACCAAAGCTAAACATATTTAG